Within the Arthrobacter caoxuetaonis genome, the region CCATGCTGCGGGAATTCCTGCTCGACGCCGGCCTGTCCCCCGGCGGCGAGGCCCCGCCCGTGCTCCTGGTCGCGTGCAGCGGCGGCCCGGACTCCCTGGCCCTCGCCGAGACGGCGTCCTTCTTCAACCGGCGCGGTGACTATCGGGTCGGTGCCGCCGTCGTTGACCACGGGCTTCAGCCCGGATCTGCCGAGGTTGCCGCGCAAGCTGCTCAGAAGCTGGGTGCCATGGGACTGCACCCGGTCACCATCCACCGTGTCCGGGTTCCCGAATCCGGCATGGGACCCGAGGCTGCCGCCCGCAGCGTCCGGTATGAAGCACTTGATGCCGCCGCCGAGGCGGCCGGAGCCGACGCCGTCCTGCTCGGCCATACCCTGGACGACCAGGCCGAGCAGGTGCTCCTTGGCCTGGCCCGCGGATCCGGGACCAGGTCCCTTGCCGGCATTCCGCCCCGCCGCGGCCGTTACCTCCGTCCGTTCCTGGGGCTGCGCCGCGATGAGGTTGAAGAGATCTGCGCCGCCCAGGACCTTGACCCCTGGCACGATCCGACCAACGCGGACCCGGCCTACGCACGGTCCCGGGTGAGGACCGAGGTGCTTCCGTTCCTTGAACAGGCGCTGGGGCCGGGCATTGCGGAGGCGCTGTACCGCAGTTCCCGGATCCTGGCACAGGACGCCGATTACCTGGACGGGCAGGCCGCCGAAACCTATGCGCGGCTGCGCAGCGAAGCGCCGGATTCGGGCAGCCCGGATGAGATCCTCCTCTCGGAAGACGGCCTTCGGGCGCTGCCCCCGGCACTGAGGCAACGGGTGCTGGCCCTGGCCGCCGCGGAGCTCGGAGCCGCCCGTCCCAGCTGGGAAAGGGTGCGCGCAGTGGAGGCGCTGCTGCGCCGGGAGGGCTCGGCCGGGCCCGTCCAGCTGGTGGGTAAGGTCAGCGCTTACCGCCAGGTGCGCGGCAAACCGGTTCCCCAAGGTGCCTCAAGCTATGGCAATCTTGTTTTTAGGAAAAAGAGCAGCGCCTAAGACCAGCTGCAACATCTCGTACCCGGGAGCCATTCGTGGATTCACACGACGTCCAGTCAGACCTCAAACACGTTCTTTACACCAAGGAACAGATTGCCGAGCGGATCAAGGAGCTGGCGGCGGAGATTGACCGCGACTACGCCGGACGCGATGTCCTGCTGGTTGGCGTCCTGAAAGGCGCCGTCATGGTCATGGCGGACCTCTCACGCGCCCTGCACAGCCACGTCTCCATGGACTGGATGGCAGTGTCCTCCTACGGCTCCGGCACCCAGTCCTCCGGCGTCGTCCGGATCCTGAAGGACCTGGAGACCGACCTGCTGGGCAAGCACGTCCTCATCGTCGAAGACATCATTGATTCCGGCCTCACGCTGTCCTGGCTGCGGACCAACCTGCAGTCCCGCGGACCGGCAAGCGTGGAAATCTGCACCCTGCTGCGCAAGCCCGATGCTGCCAAGGTCGAAATCGACGTGAAGTACGTCGGCTACGAAATCCCGAACGAATTCGTGGTTGGCTACGGCCTGGACTTCGCTGAGAAGTACCGCAACCTGGACTTCATCGGCACCCTGGCTCCGCACGTCTACGAGTAACCTGCACGCAGGTGCCCTGACCCGCCGCCCCTGGTGCCGATTCCCCTTTGGGGGCCGCAGCGGGGGACGGCGGGTTTTTTGTTCCCGCCGGCATGAGCGGAATCACGGCCGGCGGCTACGCCCTGAGGGAACTAAAGCGTCTTTCCGGCCGTGTCTTTTGGGGAGACGGTGTATAGCTAGACATTGCTGCAGCCATCAAGACGGTGCCAGGGGCAGCAAATTCTCGCGCAAGACAAGCGTTGTTGATCAGGAGGGACGGGGCTTTGGCCCTGACGACGAATGAAATCTAAGAACTTCTTCAAGGGACCGATCATTTGGATTGTGCTGGCTCTTGCCGCACTGCTGATCATCCTTCCCAACCTTGCCCCCTCCGGCGCTTCCCAGGTTGACACGAACGTAGGCCTGCAGCTGCTGGCTGACAACAAGGTGGAACAGGCAAAGATCTACGACGGCGAACAGCGCGTGGACCTGACCCTTCGCGAGCCTTATGAAGACAAGGGCGAAAACGTCCAGTTCTTCTTCGGTACGGCCCGCGGCGAGGACATCGTCAAGGCGGTGAACGACTCCGACGTCGACGGCTTCACCGACCAGCCGGTCCAGACCAACTGGTTCACGAGCTTCCTTGGACTCTTCCTGCCCATCATCATCCTCGGCGTTATCTTCTGGTTCCTGCTTACCCGTATGCAGGGCGGCGGGTCCAAGGTCATGCAGTTCGGCAAGTCCAAGGCCAAGCTGACCAACAAGGACATGCCGCAGGTGACGTTCGCCGACGTCGCCGGGGCGGATGAAGCCGTGGAGGAACTCCACGAAATCAAGGAATTCCTGAAGGAACCGGCCAAGTTCCAGGCTGTCGGGGCGAAGATCCCCAAGGGTGTCCTGCTCTACGGCCCTCCAGGCACCGGCAAGACCCTGCTGGCCCGCGCCGTGGCCGGCGAGGCGGGTGTTCCGTTCTACTCGATCTCCGGTTCGGACTTCGTGGAAATGTTCGTCGGCGTGGGCGCCTCCCGCGTCCGCGACCTCTTCGAGCAGGCCAAGAACAACGCGCCGGCAATCATCTTCGTTGATGAGATCGACGCCGTCGGACGTCACCGCGGTGCCGGCGTGGGCGGCGGCAACGACGAACGCGAGCAGACCCTGAACCAGCTCCTAGTGGAGATGGACGGTTTTGACGGCAACACCAACGTCATCCTGATCGCCGCCACCAACCGCCCGGACGTCCTGGACCCGGCGCTGCTGCGCCCGGGCCGCTTCGACCGGCAGATCGGCGTGGAAGCCCCGGACATGCAGGGCCGCCTGCACATCCTCCAGGTCCACGCGAAGGGCAAGCCCATGGCTCCGGGCGTCGACCTGGAAACCGTGGCGAAGAAGACCCCCGGTTTCACCGGCGCGGACCTTGCCAATGTGCTCAACGAAGCTGCCCTGCTCACTGCGCGTTCCAATGCGCAGCTGATTGACGACCGCGCCCTGGACGAGGCAATCGACCGGGTGATCGCCGGGCCGCAGAAGCGCAGCCGCGTGATGAAGGAACTCGAGCGCAAGATCACCGCGTACCACGAAGGCGGACACGCACTGGTAGCCGCGGCGCTGCGGAACACCGATCCGGTCACCAAGGTAACCATCCTGCCCCGCGGCCGGGCACTGGGCTACACCATGGTGCTGCCGCAGGATGACAAGTACTCGATCACCCGGAACGAGCTGCTGGACCAGCTGGCCTACGCCATGGGCGGGCGCGTCGCCGAAGAAATCGTGTTCCACGATCCCTCCACCGGCGCGTCCAATGACATCGAAAAGGCCACCTCCACGGCCCGCAAGATGGTCACGCAGTACGGCATGAGCGAGCGGATCGGCTCCGTGAAGCTTGGCTCCGGCGGCGGGGAACCGTTCCTGGGCCGGGACATGGGCCAGGAACGCAACTACTCCGACCAGGTTGCCTACGTGGTGGATGAAGAAGTCCGCCGGCTGCTGGATAACGCCCACGACGAGGCGTACCAGATCCTTACCGAGAACCGGGATGTGCTGGACCGTCTGGCCCTGGAACTGCTCGAGCGCGAGACCCTGAACCAGGCCGAGATCGCGGTGGTCTTCAAGGACGTCCGCAAGCGTGACCTCCGGGAAGTCTGGCTCTCCAAGCCCACCCGTCCGGTGCATGACATTCCCCCGGTGGTCTCTCCCCGCGAACGGGAACAGGCAGCGGCCGCCGGCGAACCCGACCCGGACACCGTGGCCCCGCAGGACCAGATTGCGGACGCCGAGATTCCGCAGGACTTCGATGTTTCCGCGAACGGGCTTCCCGAGCCCGAGAGCAGCGGGCGGGGCAGCCATACCGGCTCCTCCAACCGCAGCGAATAGCGCAAGAACTGACGGCCGGGGCACCTGCTCCGGCCGTCAGGGTACCTTCAGCGTCCACGGTAGGATCGTGCAGTGACGGATTTCGACGACGAACTGACTTTGGCCGAGTTGAATGAGGCCGCCTCAGAAGTGGACCAGCCCCGCATTGAGCGGGCGGTGCGCGAAATTCTCCTTGCCATTGGAGAGGATCCGGACCGCGACGGCCTCAAGCAGACGCCGTCCCGGGTGGCCAAGTCCTACGCGGAGATCTTCGCCGGGCTGCACCAGAGCCCAACGGACCTGCTCGCCACCACTTTCGAGCTGGACCATGAGGAAATGGTGCTGGTCAAGGACATTCCGTTCTACTCCACCTGCGAGCATCACCTCGTTCCCTTTCATGGTTCTGCGCACATCGGCTACATCCCGTCCCACGACGGGAAGGTCACCGGGCTGAGCAAGCTTGCCCGGCTGGTGGACGTCTACGCCCGGCGCCCGCAGGTCCAGGAACGGCTCACCACCCAGATTGTTGACGCCCTGATGGACAACCTGCAGCCCGTCGGAGCGATCGTCGTCATTGAATGTGAACACCTGTGCATGTCCATGCGCGGAGTGCGGAAGCCGGGGGCCAAAACGGTAACCTCGGCCGTGCGCGGCCAGCTGCGCGAGACCGCCACGCGCGCTGAAGCAATGAGCCTGATACTCGGACGATAGGACGACTCCATGGATTCGCTAGCCGCCACTCCCGGAACCGGGCCTGCCACCAACCCGTTGCCGGTGATTCGCCCCGCTGCGAAGCAGCGCCGCTTCGAGGACCTGCCCACGGGACGGACCCTGGTGATGGGGATCCTGAACGTGACCCCGGATTCCTTCAGCGACGGCGGAGACCACGCCACCACTGACGCGGCGATCCGCGCGGGACTCAAAATGCACTACGACGGCGCTGACATCATCGACATCGGCGGGGAATCCACCCGTCCGGATGCCGAGCGGATCAGCCCCGAGGAAGAACAGCGGCGGATCCTGCCCGTTGTCCAGGCGCTGGTGAAAGCCGGAGCGCTGATCAGCGTCGACACCATGAACGCCTCCACCGCCGCAAAGGCCATTGAAGCCGGAGCCGGACTGATCAACGACGTTTCCGGCCTGCAGCTCGACCCGGAGATGCCGGAACTGATTGCGCGCACGAAGGTTCCCTACGTCCTGATGCACAGCCGCGGAAGCGTTCGCAGCCAGGATCCGAAGGCGGACTACGGCGACGTGGTCGAGGACGTCATCGCTGAGCTCACCACACTGCGCGATACGTTCTACGACGCCGGCGTCACTCCGGAGCAGATCATCCTGGATCCGGGACTTGGCTTCGCAAAGAACGCAGAACACGACTGGGCACTGCTGCGAAACGTGGACCGCCTTACCCTGCTGGGCCACCGCGTGCTCATCGGAGCCTCACGCAAGCGTTTCCTGGGCTCCCTGCTGACAACGGCAGGCAAGGCCGCGAAGCCGGCCGAGCGGGACAACGCGACCCTGGCAACCACTGCCCTGGCCGCCAGCCAGGGCGTCTGGGCTGTCCGGGTTCACGACGTCGCAGCCAACGCGGACGCCGTCAAAGTCGCCGCAGCCTGGCAGGGCTAACCCGTGGCCGACGCGCTCCGCGACCGGATCCGGCTCACCGGGCTGAAGGCAACGGGCTTCCACGGAGTCTTCGACCACGAACGGCGCGACGGCCAGGAGTTCACCGTTGACCTGGTGCTGCACACGGATCTTCGTCCGGCGGCCGCCGCAGACGACCTCACCCTGACAGCGCATTACGGCGAACTGGCGGAGCAGGTCTGCGCCATCATTGCGGGTGATCCGGTAAACCTGATCGAGACGCTTGCCGAACGCATTGCATCCCATGTCCTGGAGGCCTTTCCGGTGATCGACGCGGTGGACGTTACCGTGCACAAGCCCCACGCTCCGATCACGGTTCCCTTTGGCGACGTCGAGATCCTCATCCACCGGGAACGGGCATGAGCGCAGCAGTGCGGACCGTGCTGGCGCTGGGCAGCAACCTGGGCGAATCCCGCACCACCCTCTCCGACGCCGTCGCCGCCCTCGCGGACCATCCGGCCATGAAGCTTGTGGCGGTTTCCCCCGTGGCGCGCACCAAGCCGGTGGGCGGACCCGAGCAGCCTGACTACCTGAACCTTGTTGCGGCCTTCGAGACAACGCTGGACCCGCACCAGCTCCTTGAGCACTGCCACCAGGTGGAAAACCTGCACCAGCGCACCCGAGAGGTGCGCTGGGGTCCCCGGACGCTCGACGTCGACATCATCACGTACGGCACCGAGCATGTTAACGACGACGACCTGGTGATTCCGCACCCAAGGGCGGCAGAGCGGGCTTTTGTGCTGCAGCCATGGGCGTGGATGGATCCGGACGCGGTGCTGGAAGGGGAACCGGTGGCAGAATTGGCCAGCCGGGCGCAGGACCATTCCGGAGTAGAGCTTTTCGAGGGGGAGTGAACCCAAACGTGAGGACCATTCGGTACCGCTGGCTGGCAGTCGTAGCGGTGGTCTGTGGAATCGCCGGCTGGCAGGTCAATGCCTGGGCCACACGCAACGGCTTCCCTTCACCGGTCCTGGGTTTTTCCGCCCTGCTCACGCTGGCTTTCATCGTGGGATTCACCCTCTTCCTGGGCCTGCGCGTGCGGCGCTGGCGGGACGGTGACCGCGAGAAACCGCTTGACCCCATAGCCGCAGCCCGCACGCTGGTGCTGGCGCAGGCCACGGCCTATGCCGGAGCGTTGCTGCTGGGATGGCACGGAGGAATCTTCCTGGACCAGCTTGGCCTCTGGGAGATGCGGCCAAACC harbors:
- the hpt gene encoding hypoxanthine phosphoribosyltransferase; translation: MDSHDVQSDLKHVLYTKEQIAERIKELAAEIDRDYAGRDVLLVGVLKGAVMVMADLSRALHSHVSMDWMAVSSYGSGTQSSGVVRILKDLETDLLGKHVLIVEDIIDSGLTLSWLRTNLQSRGPASVEICTLLRKPDAAKVEIDVKYVGYEIPNEFVVGYGLDFAEKYRNLDFIGTLAPHVYE
- the folB gene encoding dihydroneopterin aldolase, whose product is MADALRDRIRLTGLKATGFHGVFDHERRDGQEFTVDLVLHTDLRPAAAADDLTLTAHYGELAEQVCAIIAGDPVNLIETLAERIASHVLEAFPVIDAVDVTVHKPHAPITVPFGDVEILIHRERA
- the folK gene encoding 2-amino-4-hydroxy-6-hydroxymethyldihydropteridine diphosphokinase — its product is MSAAVRTVLALGSNLGESRTTLSDAVAALADHPAMKLVAVSPVARTKPVGGPEQPDYLNLVAAFETTLDPHQLLEHCHQVENLHQRTREVRWGPRTLDVDIITYGTEHVNDDDLVIPHPRAAERAFVLQPWAWMDPDAVLEGEPVAELASRAQDHSGVELFEGE
- a CDS encoding DUF3180 domain-containing protein → MRTIRYRWLAVVAVVCGIAGWQVNAWATRNGFPSPVLGFSALLTLAFIVGFTLFLGLRVRRWRDGDREKPLDPIAAARTLVLAQATAYAGALLLGWHGGIFLDQLGLWEMRPNHAPTWASLAMSAGGMVMIATGLVVERFCKLPPEDKDGREDNMPDGGGEYA
- the folP gene encoding dihydropteroate synthase, whose protein sequence is MDSLAATPGTGPATNPLPVIRPAAKQRRFEDLPTGRTLVMGILNVTPDSFSDGGDHATTDAAIRAGLKMHYDGADIIDIGGESTRPDAERISPEEEQRRILPVVQALVKAGALISVDTMNASTAAKAIEAGAGLINDVSGLQLDPEMPELIARTKVPYVLMHSRGSVRSQDPKADYGDVVEDVIAELTTLRDTFYDAGVTPEQIILDPGLGFAKNAEHDWALLRNVDRLTLLGHRVLIGASRKRFLGSLLTTAGKAAKPAERDNATLATTALAASQGVWAVRVHDVAANADAVKVAAAWQG
- the folE gene encoding GTP cyclohydrolase I FolE gives rise to the protein MTDFDDELTLAELNEAASEVDQPRIERAVREILLAIGEDPDRDGLKQTPSRVAKSYAEIFAGLHQSPTDLLATTFELDHEEMVLVKDIPFYSTCEHHLVPFHGSAHIGYIPSHDGKVTGLSKLARLVDVYARRPQVQERLTTQIVDALMDNLQPVGAIVVIECEHLCMSMRGVRKPGAKTVTSAVRGQLRETATRAEAMSLILGR
- the ftsH gene encoding ATP-dependent zinc metalloprotease FtsH — its product is MKSKNFFKGPIIWIVLALAALLIILPNLAPSGASQVDTNVGLQLLADNKVEQAKIYDGEQRVDLTLREPYEDKGENVQFFFGTARGEDIVKAVNDSDVDGFTDQPVQTNWFTSFLGLFLPIIILGVIFWFLLTRMQGGGSKVMQFGKSKAKLTNKDMPQVTFADVAGADEAVEELHEIKEFLKEPAKFQAVGAKIPKGVLLYGPPGTGKTLLARAVAGEAGVPFYSISGSDFVEMFVGVGASRVRDLFEQAKNNAPAIIFVDEIDAVGRHRGAGVGGGNDEREQTLNQLLVEMDGFDGNTNVILIAATNRPDVLDPALLRPGRFDRQIGVEAPDMQGRLHILQVHAKGKPMAPGVDLETVAKKTPGFTGADLANVLNEAALLTARSNAQLIDDRALDEAIDRVIAGPQKRSRVMKELERKITAYHEGGHALVAAALRNTDPVTKVTILPRGRALGYTMVLPQDDKYSITRNELLDQLAYAMGGRVAEEIVFHDPSTGASNDIEKATSTARKMVTQYGMSERIGSVKLGSGGGEPFLGRDMGQERNYSDQVAYVVDEEVRRLLDNAHDEAYQILTENRDVLDRLALELLERETLNQAEIAVVFKDVRKRDLREVWLSKPTRPVHDIPPVVSPREREQAAAAGEPDPDTVAPQDQIADAEIPQDFDVSANGLPEPESSGRGSHTGSSNRSE
- the tilS gene encoding tRNA lysidine(34) synthetase TilS; the encoded protein is MLREFLLDAGLSPGGEAPPVLLVACSGGPDSLALAETASFFNRRGDYRVGAAVVDHGLQPGSAEVAAQAAQKLGAMGLHPVTIHRVRVPESGMGPEAAARSVRYEALDAAAEAAGADAVLLGHTLDDQAEQVLLGLARGSGTRSLAGIPPRRGRYLRPFLGLRRDEVEEICAAQDLDPWHDPTNADPAYARSRVRTEVLPFLEQALGPGIAEALYRSSRILAQDADYLDGQAAETYARLRSEAPDSGSPDEILLSEDGLRALPPALRQRVLALAAAELGAARPSWERVRAVEALLRREGSAGPVQLVGKVSAYRQVRGKPVPQGASSYGNLVFRKKSSA